One Streptomyces sp. SAI-135 DNA segment encodes these proteins:
- the pfkB gene encoding 1-phosphofructokinase — MILTVTPNPSLDRTYEVPSLERGEVIRATGERMDPGGKGVNVSRAVAAAGQRTVAVLPLGGAPGALVADLLDAQGIEVAPVPVTGATRSNIALAESDGVLTKINAPGPELSPQEQELLLETVRSQSRDASWIACCGSLPRGLAPSWYAEVVARAHAGGARIALDTSGRALLEALRERPDVVKPNAEELAEAVGRPLSTVGDAVKAAEELREMGARAVLASLGADGQLLVDGSGAWFGSARVDVVRSNVGAGDSSLAGFLIAGGSGPDALASAVAHGAAAVQLPGSVMPTPDDLDPAAVTVTAEVPVDRVLKEPVS, encoded by the coding sequence ATGATCCTCACCGTCACCCCGAACCCGTCCCTGGACCGTACGTACGAGGTCCCGTCCCTGGAGCGCGGCGAGGTCATCCGCGCCACCGGGGAACGCATGGACCCCGGCGGCAAGGGCGTCAACGTCTCGCGTGCCGTGGCGGCCGCCGGGCAGCGCACGGTCGCGGTACTGCCCCTGGGCGGGGCGCCGGGAGCGCTCGTCGCGGACCTGCTCGACGCGCAGGGCATCGAGGTCGCGCCGGTGCCGGTCACGGGCGCCACCCGCTCCAACATCGCGCTCGCCGAGTCCGACGGGGTGCTCACGAAGATCAACGCGCCGGGTCCCGAGCTGTCCCCGCAGGAGCAGGAGCTGCTGCTGGAGACGGTCCGCTCCCAGTCGCGCGACGCCTCCTGGATCGCCTGCTGCGGGAGCCTGCCCCGGGGGCTCGCGCCCTCCTGGTACGCCGAGGTGGTCGCGCGGGCGCACGCCGGAGGTGCGCGGATCGCGCTGGACACCTCGGGGCGCGCCCTCCTGGAGGCGCTGCGCGAACGGCCGGACGTGGTCAAGCCCAACGCCGAGGAGCTCGCGGAGGCCGTCGGACGTCCCCTGTCCACGGTGGGCGACGCGGTGAAGGCCGCCGAGGAACTGCGGGAGATGGGTGCGCGGGCGGTGCTCGCGAGCCTGGGCGCCGACGGACAGCTGCTCGTGGACGGCTCGGGTGCCTGGTTCGGCAGCGCGCGCGTGGACGTCGTCCGCAGCAACGTCGGCGCCGGTGACTCGTCGCTGGCCGGCTTCCTGATCGCCGGCGGCAGCGGCCCGGACGCCCTCGCCTCGGCGGTCGCGCACGGCGCGGCGGCCGTCCAGCTGCCCGGCAGCGTGATGCCGACACCCGACGACCTGGACCCGGCCGCGGTGACGGTCACGGCCGAGGTGCCGGTGGACCGGGTGCTGAAGGAGCCGGTGTCATGA
- a CDS encoding Ig-like domain-containing protein: protein MTTPDIAARRALGACAVLMVGALTLTACGGDSDAKSEGKGGKDPAKTSAAQIVISARNGSTGASINRTGVKVSDGTLTGVKMTVAGTGQEVPGALTAGGKGWKPEEQLERGTKYEIAATAKDADGKAVTAKSVFTTVSKANSFIGTYTPDDGTTVGVGMPVSFTFDKAISDKKAVQSHITVSSSSGQQVVGHWFGTQRLDFRPEQYWKAGSKVTMKIDLDGVEGANGVTGVQEKTVSFTIGRSQVSTVDADTQTMKVVRDGTTVKTVPISTGSPEFTTYNGQMVISEKYKKIRMDSRTVALANAYDIPDVPDAMRLTQSGTFIHGNYWYNQGNPPFGRTGTSHGCVGLRDVKGGRADTPAKWFYDNSLIGDVVIVKNSPDKTVAPDNGLNGWNMSWNEWVAGSATGTS, encoded by the coding sequence GTGACAACGCCCGACATAGCAGCTCGGCGCGCACTGGGGGCCTGTGCCGTCCTGATGGTCGGCGCCCTCACCCTCACCGCGTGCGGAGGCGACTCCGACGCCAAGAGCGAGGGCAAGGGCGGCAAGGACCCCGCGAAGACCTCCGCGGCGCAAATCGTCATCTCCGCCAGGAACGGATCGACGGGGGCGTCCATCAACAGGACCGGCGTGAAGGTCAGCGACGGCACGCTGACCGGGGTGAAGATGACCGTGGCGGGCACGGGCCAGGAGGTACCGGGGGCGCTGACCGCGGGCGGGAAGGGATGGAAGCCCGAGGAGCAGCTCGAGCGGGGGACGAAGTACGAGATAGCCGCGACGGCGAAGGACGCGGACGGCAAGGCCGTGACCGCGAAGTCCGTCTTCACCACCGTCTCCAAGGCGAACAGCTTCATCGGCACGTACACGCCGGACGACGGGACGACGGTCGGTGTGGGGATGCCGGTGTCGTTCACCTTCGACAAGGCGATCAGCGACAAGAAGGCCGTGCAGTCGCACATCACCGTCAGCTCCAGCAGTGGGCAGCAGGTGGTCGGGCACTGGTTCGGGACGCAGCGGCTCGACTTCCGGCCCGAGCAGTACTGGAAGGCCGGCTCCAAGGTCACGATGAAGATCGACCTGGACGGGGTCGAGGGGGCGAACGGCGTCACCGGTGTGCAGGAGAAGACCGTCAGCTTCACGATCGGGCGCTCGCAGGTGTCCACCGTGGACGCCGACACGCAGACCATGAAGGTCGTACGGGACGGGACGACCGTCAAGACCGTGCCGATCTCCACGGGCAGCCCGGAGTTCACCACCTACAACGGGCAGATGGTGATCTCCGAGAAGTACAAGAAGATCCGGATGGACAGCCGGACGGTCGCGCTGGCCAACGCCTACGACATCCCCGATGTCCCGGACGCCATGCGGCTGACGCAGTCGGGGACCTTCATCCACGGTAATTACTGGTACAACCAGGGCAATCCGCCCTTCGGGCGCACCGGCACCAGCCACGGCTGCGTCGGCCTGCGGGACGTCAAGGGCGGACGGGCGGACACCCCGGCCAAGTGGTTCTACGACAACTCGCTGATCGGGGACGTGGTGATCGTGAAGAACTCCCCCGACAAGACGGTGGCGCCCGACAACGGACTCAACGGCTGGAACATGTCGTGGAACGAGTGGGTCGCGGGCAGCGCCACCGGTACGTCATGA
- a CDS encoding DUF6227 family protein, whose amino-acid sequence MSVPYETAAYEPPESPESPEEHLARLLGRALNSFELPDETIRRLDCALAHDSSLHSAHHSAGLHRETYRHTWLLSDGSALTLWELVHNTARDSVPQHEVYVDEEELRAATMRLPLPPDTPDFELPVTVQLAPVQQPRHAYVPDDSADHARRLLRRAENTDRPGPETAALLTQAFAHQITQAFGRPCRAGRAGLGFSLYEHAFLLRDGAEVSLWEVEHTATPDGRHMCEVYVTEDAAREAMERRAAHLS is encoded by the coding sequence TTGAGCGTTCCGTACGAGACGGCAGCGTACGAACCACCCGAGTCGCCCGAGTCTCCGGAGGAGCACCTCGCGCGGCTCCTCGGTCGTGCCCTGAACTCCTTCGAACTGCCCGACGAGACGATCCGGCGCCTGGACTGCGCGCTGGCGCACGACAGTTCGCTGCACTCCGCGCACCACAGCGCGGGGCTGCACCGGGAGACGTACCGGCACACCTGGCTGCTCTCCGACGGCTCGGCGCTCACTCTGTGGGAGCTCGTGCACAACACCGCGCGGGACAGCGTCCCGCAGCACGAGGTGTACGTCGACGAGGAGGAGCTGCGTGCGGCGACCATGCGGCTGCCGTTGCCGCCGGACACCCCTGACTTCGAGCTGCCGGTGACGGTGCAGCTCGCGCCCGTGCAGCAGCCGCGGCACGCCTATGTCCCGGACGACTCGGCGGACCACGCGCGCCGGCTGCTGCGCCGCGCGGAGAACACGGACCGGCCGGGCCCGGAGACGGCCGCGCTGCTGACGCAGGCGTTCGCCCACCAGATCACGCAGGCGTTCGGGCGGCCGTGCCGGGCGGGACGCGCGGGGCTGGGCTTCTCGCTGTACGAGCACGCGTTCCTGCTGCGCGACGGAGCCGAGGTCTCCCTGTGGGAGGTCGAGCACACCGCGACGCCCGACGGACGGCACATGTGCGAGGTCTACGTCACCGAGGACGCGGCCCGCGAGGCGATGGAGCGGCGCGCGGCGCACCTGTCCTGA
- a CDS encoding DeoR/GlpR family DNA-binding transcription regulator — translation MYAPERQQEILRLARDGGRVDVVSLAEEFQVTAETIRRDLKALDRAGLLRRVHGGAIPAGRLDFEPDLAERETTAADEKDHIAKAALAELPTEGTLILDAGTTVARLAAAVPLEASLTVVTHSLPIAARLADHPGIQLHLVGGRVRHRTRAAVDAWALRAYGEIRADVLFVAANGFSAEHGLTTPDLAEAAVKRAALAAARRVVLLADSSKHGQEHFARFGDLSDVDLLITDSGLSPEDAVAIERGGTEVVRA, via the coding sequence ATGTACGCACCGGAGCGGCAGCAGGAGATCCTCCGGCTCGCCCGTGACGGCGGGCGGGTGGACGTCGTCTCGCTGGCCGAGGAGTTCCAGGTCACCGCCGAGACCATCCGCCGTGATCTGAAGGCCCTCGACCGCGCGGGGCTGCTGCGCCGGGTGCACGGCGGGGCCATCCCCGCCGGCCGCCTCGACTTCGAGCCGGACCTCGCCGAGCGCGAGACGACCGCGGCCGACGAGAAGGACCACATCGCCAAGGCGGCCCTGGCCGAACTGCCGACCGAGGGCACCCTGATCCTCGACGCCGGCACGACCGTGGCCCGCCTGGCCGCCGCCGTCCCGCTGGAGGCCTCGCTCACCGTCGTCACCCACAGCCTGCCGATCGCGGCCCGCCTCGCGGACCACCCCGGCATCCAGCTCCACCTCGTCGGAGGACGGGTACGGCACCGTACGCGCGCCGCCGTGGACGCCTGGGCGCTGCGGGCGTACGGCGAGATCCGGGCCGACGTCCTCTTCGTGGCGGCCAACGGCTTCTCCGCCGAGCACGGCCTCACCACCCCCGACCTCGCCGAGGCCGCGGTCAAGCGGGCCGCGCTCGCCGCCGCCCGCCGCGTGGTGCTGCTCGCCGACTCCTCCAAGCACGGCCAGGAGCACTTCGCCCGCTTCGGTGACCTGAGCGATGTGGACCTGCTGATCACCGACAGCGGGCTGAGCCCCGAAGACGCCGTCGCCATCGAGCGTGGCGGCACGGAAGTAGTGCGCGCATGA
- a CDS encoding fructose-specific PTS transporter subunit EIIC, with amino-acid sequence MSDMITADLVDLDLSADTKEAAARALAERMVALGRVTDLEGFLADVAAREAQMPTGLDGGIGIPHCRSEHVTEPTLAFGRSSAGIDFGAADGPADLIFLIAAPAGADDAHLTILSSLARQLMNTEFTDALRSAESAQDAAALIRGDQEPADGSTEDSVAASAAASADAATASSTPDVPEAPFRIVAVTSCPTGIAHTYMAAESLENAGREAGVELVVETQGSAGFERLDPAVIAAADGVIFAHDVPVRDKDRFAGKPTVDVGVKAGINRPAELITEVRGKAARGEVTAGAAGGGTPVERAGESGDSYGTKLRKWLMTGVSYMVPFVAAGGLLLALGFAIGGWQIASAPSVMKHFSWTEIDSWGALLFQIGGVAFGFLVPVLAGYIAYGMADRPGLVPGFVGGMIAFNINAGFLGGLVAGLLAGAVVLSIQRIKIPPVLRGIMPVVVIPLISSLVVGFLMFVVIGKPIAEAQKGMTDWLSGLSGTNAILLGVLLGLMMCFDLGGPVNKVAYAFATAGIAVQDPSDSAMKVMAAVMAAGMVPPLGMALATTVRKKLFTPTERENGKAAWVLGASFISEGAIPFAAADPLRVIPASMAGGAVTGALSMAFGATLRAPHGGIFVVPLIGSPFLYLIAIAAGVCVTTALVIVLKSARKPVPGATAAGAPAAQTEAKQPVAA; translated from the coding sequence ATGAGCGACATGATCACCGCGGACCTGGTCGATCTCGACCTGTCCGCCGACACCAAGGAAGCGGCGGCCCGTGCCCTCGCCGAGCGCATGGTCGCCCTGGGCCGGGTGACCGACCTGGAGGGCTTCCTCGCCGACGTGGCCGCCCGCGAGGCCCAGATGCCGACCGGCCTCGACGGCGGCATCGGCATCCCGCACTGCCGCAGCGAACACGTCACCGAGCCGACGCTCGCCTTCGGGCGCAGCTCGGCCGGGATCGACTTCGGCGCGGCGGACGGACCCGCCGACCTGATCTTCCTGATCGCCGCACCGGCCGGCGCGGACGACGCCCACCTGACGATCCTGTCCTCCCTGGCGCGGCAGCTGATGAACACCGAGTTCACGGACGCGCTGCGGTCCGCCGAAAGCGCGCAGGACGCGGCGGCGCTGATCCGCGGGGACCAGGAGCCGGCCGACGGCTCCACCGAAGACTCCGTTGCGGCATCGGCGGCGGCCTCCGCCGATGCCGCAACGGCCAGTTCCACGCCCGACGTTCCCGAGGCCCCCTTCCGGATCGTCGCCGTCACCTCCTGCCCGACCGGTATCGCCCACACCTACATGGCGGCCGAATCGCTGGAGAACGCCGGCCGCGAGGCGGGCGTCGAGCTCGTCGTCGAGACGCAGGGCTCGGCCGGTTTCGAGCGGCTCGACCCGGCGGTCATCGCGGCGGCGGACGGTGTGATCTTCGCGCACGACGTCCCCGTACGCGACAAGGACCGCTTCGCCGGCAAGCCCACCGTCGACGTCGGCGTGAAGGCGGGCATCAACCGGCCCGCGGAACTCATCACCGAGGTACGCGGCAAGGCCGCGCGCGGTGAGGTGACGGCGGGCGCGGCCGGGGGCGGTACGCCGGTCGAGCGGGCCGGCGAGTCCGGCGACAGTTACGGCACCAAGCTCCGCAAGTGGCTGATGACCGGCGTGAGTTACATGGTCCCGTTCGTCGCCGCGGGCGGTCTGCTGCTCGCCCTCGGCTTCGCGATCGGCGGCTGGCAGATCGCGAGCGCGCCCTCGGTCATGAAGCACTTCTCCTGGACCGAGATCGACAGCTGGGGCGCCCTGCTCTTCCAGATCGGCGGGGTCGCCTTCGGCTTCCTGGTCCCGGTCCTCGCCGGCTACATCGCGTACGGCATGGCGGACCGGCCAGGTCTCGTCCCCGGCTTCGTGGGCGGCATGATCGCCTTCAACATCAACGCCGGCTTCCTCGGCGGCCTGGTCGCCGGTCTGCTGGCGGGTGCCGTGGTCCTCTCGATCCAGCGGATCAAGATCCCGCCGGTGCTGCGCGGGATCATGCCGGTGGTGGTGATCCCGCTGATCTCCTCGCTGGTCGTCGGCTTCCTGATGTTCGTCGTGATCGGCAAGCCCATCGCCGAGGCCCAGAAGGGCATGACGGACTGGCTGAGCGGCCTCTCCGGCACCAACGCCATCCTGCTCGGCGTCCTCCTCGGCCTGATGATGTGCTTCGACCTCGGCGGCCCGGTCAACAAGGTCGCCTACGCCTTCGCCACCGCCGGGATCGCCGTACAGGACCCGAGTGACTCCGCGATGAAGGTCATGGCCGCCGTGATGGCCGCGGGCATGGTCCCGCCGCTGGGCATGGCGCTGGCGACCACCGTCCGCAAGAAGCTCTTCACCCCGACCGAGCGCGAGAACGGCAAGGCCGCCTGGGTCCTGGGCGCGTCCTTCATCTCCGAGGGCGCGATCCCGTTCGCGGCCGCCGACCCGCTGCGGGTCATCCCGGCCTCGATGGCGGGCGGCGCGGTCACCGGCGCCCTGTCGATGGCCTTCGGCGCCACCCTGCGCGCCCCGCACGGCGGCATCTTCGTGGTCCCGCTGATCGGCAGCCCGTTCCTCTACCTGATCGCCATCGCGGCGGGCGTGTGCGTCACGACCGCCCTGGTCATCGTCCTGAAGAGCGCGCGCAAGCCGGTGCCGGGGGCGACGGCCGCCGGGGCGCCCGCCGCCCAGACGGAGGCCAAGCAGCCGGTCGCCGCATAG
- a CDS encoding MFS transporter: protein MTSTETTLSGTLDAQPAPGDRRRWFALAIVMTAAFMDLVDVTIVNIAIPSIRQDSGASVSQIQWITAGYALAFAAGLITGGRLGDIHGRKRLFLVGIGGFTLASALCGFAANPEMLVAARILQGGMAAMMVPQVLSIVHATFPAHERGKVFGLFGAVVGLGAVSGPLLGALLTEWNLFGLQWRPIFLINLPVGIMGLVLGSRFITESKAPRALKLDLVGVAMVVLGLLMLLYPLTRGEELDWPVWGYVSMAGAPLVFAALVAYEKRKGERDGSPLVELSLFKVKSFAAGIAVQTVFGVGLGIFFLVWTLYMQTGLGWSPLRAGLTGVPFSIAVSTAAGLSVQKLVPRFGRGVLQAGALLMAVGVLLYLWEAERYGMSISSWQMALPLVVMGAGMGLIVAPLTDAVLSEVPREHAGSASGLINTVQQMGNALGLGLVSVVFFGVIGDDLRPAQVGPAFVDAFQHALGWVAAVMVVIFLLMFALPKRPAQHVEGAAGLPVAEEKEPELVS from the coding sequence ATGACCTCCACCGAGACCACCCTTTCGGGCACCCTCGACGCACAGCCCGCCCCGGGCGACCGGCGTCGCTGGTTCGCTCTCGCCATCGTGATGACCGCGGCCTTCATGGACCTCGTCGACGTCACCATCGTCAACATCGCCATCCCGTCCATCCGGCAGGACTCCGGCGCCTCCGTCAGCCAGATCCAGTGGATCACCGCCGGTTACGCCCTGGCCTTCGCCGCGGGGCTGATCACCGGCGGGCGGCTCGGCGACATCCACGGGCGCAAGCGGCTGTTCCTCGTCGGCATCGGCGGGTTCACGCTCGCGTCGGCGCTGTGCGGCTTCGCCGCGAACCCGGAGATGCTGGTCGCGGCCCGGATCCTCCAGGGCGGCATGGCCGCGATGATGGTTCCCCAGGTCCTGTCGATCGTGCACGCGACCTTCCCGGCGCACGAGCGGGGCAAGGTGTTCGGGCTCTTCGGCGCGGTCGTCGGCCTCGGGGCCGTCTCCGGCCCGCTGCTCGGGGCGCTGCTGACCGAGTGGAACCTCTTCGGGCTTCAGTGGCGGCCGATCTTCCTCATCAACCTGCCGGTCGGGATCATGGGGCTCGTCCTCGGGAGCCGTTTCATCACCGAGTCCAAGGCCCCGCGGGCGCTGAAGCTGGACCTGGTGGGCGTGGCCATGGTGGTGCTCGGGCTGCTGATGCTGCTCTACCCGCTGACCCGCGGCGAGGAGCTGGACTGGCCGGTGTGGGGGTACGTGTCGATGGCCGGCGCGCCCCTCGTGTTCGCGGCTCTGGTGGCGTACGAGAAGCGCAAGGGTGAGCGGGACGGGTCCCCGCTGGTCGAGCTGTCGCTGTTCAAGGTGAAGAGCTTCGCGGCCGGGATCGCGGTGCAGACCGTGTTCGGGGTCGGGCTCGGCATCTTCTTCCTGGTGTGGACGCTGTACATGCAGACCGGGCTCGGTTGGAGCCCGCTGCGGGCGGGGCTGACCGGGGTGCCGTTCTCGATCGCGGTCTCCACGGCCGCGGGCCTCTCGGTGCAGAAGCTCGTGCCCCGCTTCGGGCGCGGGGTGCTCCAGGCCGGTGCGCTGCTGATGGCGGTGGGCGTGCTGCTCTACCTGTGGGAGGCCGAGCGGTACGGCATGTCGATCAGCTCGTGGCAGATGGCGCTGCCGCTGGTCGTGATGGGCGCCGGCATGGGTCTGATCGTCGCGCCGCTCACCGACGCGGTGCTGTCGGAGGTGCCGCGCGAGCACGCCGGTTCGGCGTCGGGTCTGATCAACACCGTGCAGCAGATGGGCAACGCGCTCGGGCTCGGACTGGTGTCGGTGGTCTTCTTCGGGGTCATCGGCGACGACCTGCGGCCGGCACAGGTGGGCCCGGCCTTCGTGGACGCCTTCCAGCACGCGCTCGGCTGGGTCGCGGCGGTCATGGTCGTCATCTTCCTGCTGATGTTCGCGCTGCCGAAGCGGCCCGCGCAGCACGTGGAGGGGGCCGCCGGGCTTCCCGTGGCGGAGGAGAAGGAGCCCGAGCTCGTCTCCTGA
- a CDS encoding low temperature requirement protein A, whose amino-acid sequence MTSSPTRSPLRRLTARGRDEAHRVASPLELFFDLCFVVAIAQAGAALVHAVAEGHAGEGILNYAMLFFAIWWAWMNFTWFASAYDNDDALYRVVTLVQIAGVLVLAAGVSRAFEDHEFLAVLVGYVIMRLALIAQWLRVARSTEGAERTMALRYAFGVLLCQVGWMGLVVLPEGGRPWVFLVMAVLEMCVPPFAERDHPTTWHPHHIAERYGLFTIIVLGETIAAATVAVKSGIDENDALDELLPIAAGGLLIIFAAWWIYFVVPIHGHLRSNRQAFLWGYGHYLVFASAAAIGAGLEVAVEQAVGKAHISTLAASSAVTLPTSLYLLTVWLLHSRYFKVGIAQQLVLPVTALLVICCTFLGDWAVLAAGIVAALAVVTGTTLTARTAAREPEEPARVA is encoded by the coding sequence ATGACGTCCAGTCCGACGCGCAGCCCGCTGCGCAGACTCACCGCCCGCGGCCGGGACGAGGCCCATCGGGTCGCCTCGCCGCTGGAGCTCTTCTTCGACCTCTGCTTCGTCGTGGCCATCGCCCAGGCGGGCGCGGCCCTGGTGCACGCCGTGGCCGAGGGGCACGCCGGCGAGGGGATCCTCAACTACGCGATGCTCTTCTTCGCCATCTGGTGGGCGTGGATGAACTTCACCTGGTTCGCCTCGGCGTACGACAACGACGACGCGCTGTACCGGGTCGTCACCCTGGTCCAGATCGCCGGCGTCCTGGTGCTGGCGGCCGGGGTGTCCAGGGCGTTCGAGGACCACGAGTTCCTGGCCGTGCTGGTGGGCTATGTGATCATGCGGCTCGCGCTGATCGCGCAGTGGCTGCGGGTGGCGCGTTCGACGGAGGGCGCGGAGCGGACGATGGCCCTGCGGTACGCGTTCGGCGTGCTGCTGTGCCAGGTCGGCTGGATGGGGCTGGTCGTGCTGCCCGAGGGCGGGCGGCCCTGGGTGTTCCTGGTGATGGCGGTGCTGGAGATGTGCGTGCCGCCCTTCGCCGAGCGGGACCATCCGACGACATGGCATCCGCACCACATCGCCGAACGCTACGGGCTGTTCACGATCATCGTGCTCGGCGAGACGATCGCCGCCGCGACGGTCGCCGTGAAGTCCGGCATCGACGAGAACGACGCGCTGGACGAGCTGCTGCCCATCGCTGCGGGCGGACTCCTGATCATCTTCGCCGCCTGGTGGATCTACTTCGTGGTGCCCATCCACGGCCATCTGCGCTCCAACCGCCAGGCGTTCCTGTGGGGCTACGGCCACTACCTGGTGTTCGCCTCGGCCGCCGCGATCGGGGCGGGGCTGGAGGTGGCCGTGGAGCAGGCCGTCGGCAAGGCGCACATCTCGACCCTGGCCGCGTCTTCCGCGGTGACCCTGCCGACCTCGCTCTACCTGCTCACCGTCTGGCTCCTGCACTCGCGGTACTTCAAGGTGGGCATCGCGCAGCAACTGGTCCTGCCGGTCACGGCGTTGCTGGTGATCTGCTGCACCTTCCTGGGCGACTGGGCGGTGCTCGCGGCGGGCATCGTGGCGGCGCTGGCCGTGGTGACGGGGACGACGCTGACCGCGCGAACGGCGGCTCGGGAGCCCGAGGAGCCGGCCCGGGTGGCGTGA
- a CDS encoding P1 family peptidase yields MTVDALTDVAGVRVGHATRTGDGWLTGTTVVLAPEGGAVAAVDVRGGGPGTKETDALDPRNLVQKVEAIVLTGGSAYGLDAASGVMAWLEEQGRGVRVGPDPSHVVPVVPAACVFDLGRGGDFRARPDAATGQAAVEAAAASAVGAEVPQGCVGAGTGAAVGAMKGGVGTASVVLPSGITVAALVVANAAGAVVDPGTGALYGELFEGRVRYPEERVHEAALRRLTETAASSAAPPLNTTLAVVATDAELSKAQAQKVAGTAHDGIARAVRPVHLLHDGDTVFALSTGARPLDAEDPLALNAVLAAGADVVTRAIVRAVRAAESVDGAGGTWPSHRELYGGG; encoded by the coding sequence ATGACAGTTGACGCTCTGACGGATGTCGCCGGGGTGCGCGTGGGGCACGCGACGCGCACCGGCGACGGTTGGCTCACCGGCACCACCGTCGTGCTCGCCCCGGAGGGCGGGGCCGTCGCCGCGGTGGACGTGCGCGGCGGAGGCCCCGGCACCAAGGAGACCGACGCGCTCGACCCGCGCAACCTGGTGCAGAAGGTCGAGGCGATCGTGCTGACCGGGGGCAGCGCGTACGGGCTGGACGCGGCCTCCGGGGTGATGGCCTGGCTGGAGGAGCAGGGGCGGGGGGTGCGGGTCGGACCCGACCCCTCCCACGTGGTGCCGGTCGTGCCCGCCGCCTGTGTCTTCGACCTCGGGCGGGGCGGCGACTTCCGGGCCCGGCCGGACGCGGCGACCGGACAGGCCGCCGTCGAGGCAGCCGCGGCGAGTGCCGTCGGCGCGGAGGTGCCGCAGGGGTGTGTGGGAGCGGGGACGGGGGCCGCGGTCGGGGCGATGAAGGGCGGGGTGGGGACGGCGAGTGTCGTGCTCCCCTCGGGGATCACCGTGGCGGCGCTGGTGGTGGCCAACGCGGCGGGGGCTGTGGTGGATCCGGGGACGGGGGCGCTGTACGGGGAGTTGTTCGAGGGGCGGGTGCGGTATCCGGAGGAGCGGGTGCACGAGGCGGCGCTGCGGCGGCTCACCGAGACCGCGGCGAGCAGTGCGGCGCCCCCGCTGAACACCACGCTCGCCGTGGTGGCCACCGACGCGGAGCTGTCGAAGGCGCAGGCCCAGAAGGTGGCCGGCACCGCGCACGACGGCATCGCGCGTGCCGTGCGGCCGGTGCACCTGCTGCACGACGGGGACACGGTGTTCGCCCTGTCCACGGGGGCGCGGCCGCTCGACGCGGAGGATCCACTCGCCCTGAACGCGGTGCTGGCGGCGGGGGCGGATGTCGTCACGCGGGCCATTGTGCGGGCGGTGCGGGCGGCGGAGTCGGTGGACGGGGCAGGGGGGACGTGGCCGAGTCATCGGGAGTTGTACGGGGGCGGGTGA
- the mscL gene encoding large conductance mechanosensitive channel protein MscL — protein MSEKKPSVWEGFKAFLMRGNVVDLAVAVVIGAAFTNIVNSVVKGIINPLVGAIGTKNLDSYSSCLQDPCKVTADGTVVSGIPIRWGSVLGATLSFVITAAVVYFLMVLPMSKYLARVEARRKAKEGTHEVIEVTELEVLKEIRDALVAQRGSGHDGR, from the coding sequence GTGAGCGAGAAGAAGCCGAGCGTCTGGGAGGGCTTCAAGGCCTTCCTGATGCGCGGGAACGTCGTCGATCTGGCAGTCGCGGTGGTCATCGGCGCCGCCTTCACCAACATCGTCAACTCGGTGGTGAAGGGGATCATCAACCCGCTGGTCGGAGCCATCGGCACCAAGAACCTCGACAGCTACAGCTCGTGTCTGCAGGACCCGTGCAAGGTCACGGCGGACGGCACCGTCGTGAGCGGCATCCCGATCCGGTGGGGCTCGGTCCTCGGCGCCACGCTCAGCTTCGTGATCACCGCGGCCGTCGTCTACTTCCTGATGGTCCTGCCGATGTCGAAGTACCTGGCCCGGGTGGAGGCCCGCCGCAAGGCGAAGGAGGGCACGCACGAGGTCATCGAGGTGACCGAGCTGGAGGTCCTCAAGGAGATCCGCGACGCACTGGTCGCGCAGCGGGGCTCGGGCCACGACGGGCGCTAG